One window of Zalophus californianus isolate mZalCal1 chromosome 3, mZalCal1.pri.v2, whole genome shotgun sequence genomic DNA carries:
- the NR4A2 gene encoding LOW QUALITY PROTEIN: nuclear receptor subfamily 4 group A member 2 (The sequence of the model RefSeq protein was modified relative to this genomic sequence to represent the inferred CDS: deleted 1 base in 1 codon) has protein sequence MRETRRTPKEEIRQAGLPIAFLKILETLSFVELRHCPPLISSKTPVIRLKAQYGSSPQGASPASQSYSYHSSGEYSSDFLTPEFVKFSMDLTNTEITATTSLPSFSTFMDNYSTGYDVKPPCLYQMPLSGQQSSIKVEDIQMHNYQQHSHLPPQSEEMMPHSGSVYYKPSSPPTPTTPGFQVQHSPMWDDPGSLHNFHQNYVATTHMIEQRKTPVSRLSLFSFKQSPPGTPVSSCQMRFDGPLHVPMNPEQAGSHHVVDGQTFAVPNPIRKPASMGFPGLQIGHASQLLDTQVPSPPSRGSPSNEGLCAVCGDNAACQHYGVRTCEGCKGFFKRTVQKNAKYVCLANKNCPVDKRRRNRCQYCRFQKCLAVGMVKEVVRTDSLKGRRGRLPSKPKSPQEPSPPSPPVSLISALVRAHVDSNPAMTSLDYSRFQANPDYQMGGDDTQHIQQFYDLLTGSMEIIRGWAEKIPGFADLPKADQDLLFESAFLELFVLRLAYRSNPVEGKLIFCNGVVLHRLQCVRGFGEWIDSIVEFSSNLQNMNIDISAFSCIAALAMVTERHGLKEPKRVEELQNKIVNCLKDHVTFNNGGLNRPNYLSKLLGKLPELRTLCTQGLQRIFYLKLEDLVPPPAIIDKLFLDTLPF, from the exons atgagagagacgCGGAGAACTCCTAA GGAGGAGATCCGACAGGCTGGACTCCCCATTGCTTTTCTAAAAATCTTGGAAACTTTGTCCTTCGTTGAATTACGACACTGTCCACCTTTAATTTCCTCGAAAACGCCTGTAATTCGGCTGAAG GCGCAGTATGGGTCCTCGCCTCAAGGAGCCAGCCCCGCTTCTCAGAGCTACAGTTACCACTCTTCGGGAGAATACAGCTCCGATTTCTTAACTCCAGAGTTTGTCAAGTTTAGCATGGACCTCACCAACACTGAAATCACTGCCACCACTTCTCTCCCCAGCTTCAGTACCTTTATGGACAACTACAGCACAGGCTACGACGTCAAGCCACCTTGCTTGTACCAAATGCCCCTGTCCGGACAGCAGTCCTCCATTAAGGTAGAAGACATTCAGATGCACAACTACCAGCAACACAGCCACCTGCCCCCCCAGTCCGAGGAGATGATGCCGCACTCCGGGTCGGTTTACTACAAGCCCTCCTCGCCCCCGACGCCCACCACCCCGGGCTTCCAAGTGCAGCACAGCCCTATGTGGGACGACCCAGGCTCTCTCCACAACTTCCATCAGAACTACGTGGCCACCACGCACATGATCGAGCAGAGGAAAACGCCCGTCTCCCGCCTCTCCCTCTTCTCATTTAAGCAATCGCCTCCCGGCACCCCTGTGTCTAGCTGCCAGATGCGCTTCGACGGGCCCCTGCACGTCCCCATGAACCCGGAGCAGGCGGGCAGCCACCACGTGGTGGACGGGCAGACCTTCGCTGTGCCCAACCCCATCCGAAAGCCCGCGTCCATGGGCTTCCCAGGCCTGCAGATCGGCCACGCGTCGCAGCTGCTGGACACGCAGGTGCCCTCGCCGCCGTCGCGGGGCTCCCCCTCCAACGAGGGGCTGTGCGCCGTGTGCGGCGACAACGCGGCCTGCCAGCACTATGGCGTGCGCACCTGTGAGGGCTGCAAAGGTTTCTTTAAG CGCACGGTACAA AAAAACGCAAAATACGTGtgtttagcaaataaaaactgCCCAGTGGACAAGCGGCGCCGGAATCGCTGTCAGTACTGCCGATTTCAGAAGTGCCTGGCTGTTGGGATGGTCAAAGAAG TGGTTCGCACGGACAGTTTAAAAGGCCGGAGAGGTCGTTTGCCCTCGAAACCGAAGAGCCCACAGGAGCCCTCTCCCCCCTCGCCCCCGGTGAGTCTGATCAGTGCCCTCGTCAGGGCCCATGTCGACTCCAACCCGGCTATGACCAGCCTGGACTATTCCAGG TTCCAGGCGAACCCTGACTATCAGATGGGTGGAGATGACACTCAGCATATCCAGCAGTTCTATGATCTCCTGACTGGCTCCATGGAGATCATCAGAGGCTGGGCTGAGAAGATCCCGGGCTTCGCGGACCTGCCCAAAGCCGACCAAGACCTGCTTTTTGAATCAGCTTTCTTAGAACTGTTTGTGCTTCGATTAGCGTACAG GTCCAACCCAGTGGAGGGTAAACTCATCTTTTGCAATGGGGTGGTCTTGCACAGGTTGCAATGCGTTCGTGGCTTTGGGGAATGGATTGACTCCATTGTTGAATTCTCCTCCAACTTGCAGAATATGAACATCGACATTTCTGCCTTCTCCTGCATTGCTGCCCTGGCTATGGTCACAG AGAGACACGGGCTCAAGGAACCCAAGAGAGTGGAAGAACTGCAAAACAAGATTGTAAATTGTCTCAAAGACCATGTGACTTTCAATAATGGGGGGTTGAATCGCCCCAACTATTTGTCCAAACTGTTGGGGAAGCTCCCAGAACTCCGTACTCTTTGCACACAGGGGCTACAGCGCATTTTCTACCTGAAACTAGAAGACTTGGTACCACCGCCAGCAATAATTGACAAACTTTTCCTGGACACTTTACCTTTCTAA